The Methanoculleus marisnigri JR1 genome window below encodes:
- a CDS encoding ABC transporter ATP-binding protein, giving the protein MILNVNNASFSYDGITKQFEEISLSLRQGEVLSLLGRNGTGKSTLIKCILNILRLQGGEVEINGRRVADMRPEEVARQVGYVPQAHQAVFPFSALDFVLMGRAPHISAFSVPGEEDYEKAEEAFERIGITHLREKSISEMSGGESQMVMIARALAQEPSLLILDEPTSHLDIGNQMKTIATIDQLAADGIAILMCTHFPDHAFLISHSAAILNKGRLIAQGRAEDVITKENLREAYGIDICVHYIKEAGRTVCIPMNPCGCRGGGRANTAGTKPHGT; this is encoded by the coding sequence ATGATTCTGAACGTCAACAACGCCTCGTTCTCGTACGACGGCATCACAAAACAGTTCGAAGAGATCTCCCTCTCCCTCCGGCAAGGAGAGGTCCTCTCCCTCCTCGGGAGGAACGGGACCGGAAAATCGACCCTGATCAAGTGCATCTTAAACATCCTCAGGCTCCAGGGCGGGGAGGTGGAGATCAACGGCCGCCGGGTCGCCGATATGCGGCCCGAGGAAGTCGCGCGGCAGGTCGGTTACGTCCCCCAGGCCCACCAGGCTGTCTTCCCGTTCTCGGCGCTCGATTTCGTCCTCATGGGGAGAGCCCCCCATATATCGGCCTTCTCGGTCCCGGGCGAAGAGGACTACGAGAAGGCGGAGGAGGCGTTTGAGCGGATCGGGATCACCCATCTCCGGGAGAAGTCCATCTCCGAGATGTCGGGGGGGGAGTCGCAGATGGTGATGATCGCCCGCGCCCTCGCCCAGGAGCCGTCGCTGCTCATCCTCGACGAACCGACGTCGCATCTCGATATCGGCAACCAGATGAAGACGATAGCGACTATCGACCAGCTCGCCGCCGACGGGATCGCCATCCTGATGTGCACCCACTTCCCCGACCATGCGTTCCTGATCTCGCATTCGGCCGCCATCCTCAATAAAGGCAGGCTGATCGCGCAGGGCCGGGCCGAGGACGTCATCACGAAGGAGAACCTCCGTGAAGCCTACGGGATCGATATCTGCGTCCACTACATCAAGGAGGCCGGGCGGACGGTTTGCATCCCGATGAACCCGTGCGGCTGCCGTGGCGGGGGAAGGGCGAATACCGCCGGGACAAAACCCCACGGCACCTAA